Genomic segment of Candidatus Methylomirabilota bacterium:
ATGGTGGGGCTGCTCTGTCTGCGCCGGGGCCTCGAAGGGGGGCTCAGCAGCATTGTGAGCTCGGTGACGGTGCACAACGAAATCCTGGCCCAGCACCCCGAGTACCTCGGCCTCCTCTACAACGGCTTCTACTACATCCGCCGTGAGGCGGCCCTGACCGAGCGCGGCGTCTCCGAGCGCCCCATCCCGGTCTACGGCCAGCAGGACGGGGTCGTGAGCTGCCGCTACATCCGCAACCAGATCAACGCGGGAGCGGTGAAGCGCGAGGTGCCGCTGACTACCTTCGAGCGCGCCGCGCTCGACTTCCTCGACGAGCAGACCCGGCGGGCCGACCTGCGCCTGGACATGGACCTGCAGGCCGGCGACATCCAGTTCATCAACAACTTCACCATCCTCCACTCGCGCACCGGCTTCGTCGACGGCCCCACGCCCGACCAGAAGCGCCACATGCTGCGCCTCTGGCTCAAGTTCCCGAAGCCCTGGCCGCTCAGCCCCGAGTTCCCGAGCCACATGGGCTACAAGCCGTCCAAGGACACGCCGGAACTGGTCGAAGCCGAGACCTAGAGGGTCGAGTCCAGAAGCCCTAACGGTCTCAGCGGGTGCCTGAGCCGGCCGATCAGGCCGGCTTGCGACAGACGAGCTGTATCGGGTGGGTTCGTCCCTCGTCGATGTTCCGCAGGGCGTTCCGCGTCTTCTCGAGCGTGTTCTCGC
This window contains:
- a CDS encoding TauD/TfdA family dioxygenase, with the translated sequence MSLVRMTPITDAKAWRGETLARETSWIVTLTEAEIADIDRALATAKASRLGLEAIQREHFPLTVMRAKLEQAVTEMYDGRGFVVLRGLPVRRYSDDDVGLIFWGFGRYMGGPLYQNPQGELLGHVYDHGRTYGNIDVRGYETNAYLPYHTDAGDMVGLLCLRRGLEGGLSSIVSSVTVHNEILAQHPEYLGLLYNGFYYIRREAALTERGVSERPIPVYGQQDGVVSCRYIRNQINAGAVKREVPLTTFERAALDFLDEQTRRADLRLDMDLQAGDIQFINNFTILHSRTGFVDGPTPDQKRHMLRLWLKFPKPWPLSPEFPSHMGYKPSKDTPELVEAET